A genome region from Panicum virgatum strain AP13 chromosome 4K, P.virgatum_v5, whole genome shotgun sequence includes the following:
- the LOC120702790 gene encoding probable 2-oxoglutarate-dependent dioxygenase At5g05600, translating to MVHQAQGQMVQEVAAGSLPAPPSRYVLREEHRPIGGSVAAELLDFPTVDLQRLAEPGDVEEAAKLRSALESWGLFAVTGHGMPESLLAGVRAAGLEFFHLPPEEKLRHANRTDDGEFQPDGYGIDRVDTDEQVLDWCDRLYLAVQPEERRRARFWPANPPSLAGLLHEYAQGSQRVARRVLAAMATALGLGEEFFLRRVGDRAAADARFTYYPPCPRPELVHGLKPHTDNSVVTVLLLDPDVGGLQVLRDDGRWVDVPVPGRGELLVVVGDEMEILSNALAGAGDDVPARYVARATNDAEAVAAAAPVPVIDVGLLCQLQPRGESATAEAARLRTALESWGLFLVANHGIEAPLMDAVMEASRGFFRQPLEEKQRYTNMADGEHFQLEGYGNDRVASEGQVLDWCDRLYLKVEPQDERNLPLWPTRLRGVLQEFTAECTKLKDRLLPEMAKLLELDDDYFGDQFGDKADTHARFSYYPPCPRPDLVFGLKPHSDGSFVTLLMVDSSVGGLQVLRDGVWYDVPTRPRTLLINLGDQMEIMSNGIFRSPVHRVVTNAEKERLSVALFYSVDPEREIQPAGKLVDENHQALYKKVKIKEYVAGLFEHFSQGKMVIDTARI from the exons CCAGGCTCAGGGGCAGATGGTGCAGGAGGTGGCCGCCGGCagcctccccgcgccgccgagccggtACGTGCTGAGGGAGGAGCACCGCCCAATCGGCGGCAgcgtggcggcggagctgcTGGACTTCCCCACCGTGGACCTGCAGCGTCTGGCCGAACCCGGCGACGTCGAGGAGGCCGCCAAGCTCCGGTCGGCGCTCGAGTCCTGGGGCCTCTTCGCG GTGACCGGCCACGGCATGCCGGAGTCgctcctcgccggcgtgcgcgccgCGGGGTTGGAGTTCTTCCACCTGCCGCCGGAGGAGAAGCTGCGGCACGCCAACCGGACGGACGACGGCGAGTTCCAGCCGGATGGGTACGGCATCGACCGCGTGGACACCGACGAGCAGGTCCTCGACTGGTGCGACCGGCTCTACCTCGCCGTGCagccggaggagcggcggcgggcgcggttcTGGCCCGCGAACCCGCCGTCGCTCGCGGGGCTCCTGCACGAGTACGCCCAGGGCAGCCAGCGGGTGGCCCGGCGCGTGCtcgcggccatggcgacggcgcTGGGCCTCGGCGAGGAGTTCTTCCTCCGCCGCGTCGGTGACAGggccgccgcggacgcgcgCTTCACCTACTACCCGCCGTGCCCGCGCCCGGAGCTCGTGCACGGGCTCAAGCCCCACACGGACAACTCGGTGGTCACCGtgctcctcctcgaccccgACGTCGGCGGGCTGCAGGTGCTCAGGGACGACGGGCGGTGGGTGGACGTGCCCGTGCCCGGCCGCGGCGAGCTGCTCGTCGTGGTCGGGGACGAGATGGAGATCCTGAGCAACGCG ctcgccggcgccggcgacgacgtgCCGGCCCGGTACGTCGCGCGCGCAACAAACGACGccgaggccgtggcggcggccgcgccggtcCCCGTCATCGACGTCGGCCTCCTGTGCCAGCTGCAGCCGCGCGGCGAGAGCGCCACCGCCGAGGCCGCGAGGCTCCGGACGGCTCTCGAATCCTGGGGCCTCTTCCTG GTCGCCAACCACGGCATCGAGGCCCCTCTCATGGACGCCGTGATGGAGGCGTCGAGGGGGTTCTTCCGGCAGCCGCTGGAGGAGAAGCAGAGGTACACGAACATGGCCGACGGCGAGCACTTCCAGCTCGAGGGGTACGGGAACGACCGGGTGGCATCCGAGGGCCAGGTCCTGGACTGGTGCGACCGCCTCTACCTCAAGGTGGAGCCCCAAGACGAGAGGAACCTTCCACTATGGCCCACGCGTCTCAG GGGCGTGCTGCAGGAGTTCACCGCGGAATGCACGAAGCTGAAGGATCGCCTCCTCCCGGAAATGGCGAAGCTGCTGGAGCTTGACGACGACTACTTCGGCGACCAGTTCGGTGACAAGGCTGACACCCACGCCAGATTCAGCTACTACCCCCCGTGCCCGAGGCCGGATCTCGTGTTCGGCCTCAAACCTCACTCCGACGGCAGCTTCGTGACGCTTCTCATGGTCGACAGCAGCGTTGGTGGGCTTCAGGTTCTCAGAGACGGAGTCTGGTATGATGTGCCGACCAGACCTCGCACCCTGCTCATTAACCTAGGAGACCAAATGGAG ATAATGAGCAATGGGATCTTCAGGAGCCCAGTGCATAGGGTTGTGACGAATGCAGAGAAGGAGCGGCTGTCAGTGGCTCTGTTTTATTCTGTAGATCCTGAAAGAGAAATCCAGCCCGCGGGTAAACTGGTAGATGAGAACCATCAAGCACTTTACAAGAAGGTGAAAATCAAAGAATATGTTGCTGGGCTCTTTGAACACTTCTCTCAAGGAAAGATGGTCATCGACACTGCAAGGATATAG
- the LOC120702791 gene encoding protein SRG1-like isoform X1 → MADESWRIPMLVQELAAKVQQPPSRYVQPEQYHPVSLLVGAEKPEPIPVIDLSRLLAADGADDEGSKLRFALQSWGLFLVDNHEIETSLMDDLINASREFFHLPLEEKQKCSNLIDGKHFQVEGYGNDPVASKDQTLDWLDRLHLRVEPEDERNLVHWPEHPNSFRALLHEYTLSCKRIKDCILRAMAKSLGLNEDYIVSQFSNKAPSFARFNYYPPCPRPDIVFGVKPHSDSGVLTILLMDKDVGGLQVLRDGVWHNVPTNPHRLLINIGDYVEIMSNGIFKSPVHRAVTNAGKERISLAMFHGLDPEKEIEPATALLHEKQPARYRKIKAKEYLAGFYEHFCRGARFIDSVKI, encoded by the exons ATGGCGGATGAATCATGGAGGATACCTATGTTAGTGCAAGAACTGGCAGCCAAGGTGCAGCAGCCACCAAGCAGATATGTGCAGCCGGAGCAGTATCATCCCGTCAGCCTACTGGTTGGTGCTGAGAAGCCGGAGCCCATCCCTGTAATTGACCTTAGCCGGCTTTTGGCTGCTGATGGTGCGGATGATGAGGGAAGCAAGCTCCGGTTCGCCTTGCAGAGCTGGGGGCTCTTCCTG GTCGATAACCATGAAATTGAAACTTCTTTGATGGATGATTTGATCAACGCATCAAGAGAGTTTTTCCATCTGCCACTCGAAGAGAAACAGAAGTGCAGTAACTTGATAGACGGCAAACATTTCCAGGTGGAAGGATATGGAAATGACCCAGTGGCATCAAAGGATCAAACCCTGGATTGGTTGGACCGACTTCATCTCAGGGTAGAGCCAGAAGATGAGAGGAATCTtgtccattggccggaacatccCAATTCTTTTAG GGCTCTTTTACATGAGTACACGTTGAGCTGCAAGAGAATCAAAGATTGTATCCTTCGGGCAATGGCCAAGTCTCTAGGACTTAATGAAGATTACATTGTTTCCCAGTTTAGCAACAAGGCTCCCAGTTTCGCCAGATTCAACTACTACCCACCCTGTCCAAGACCAGATATTGTCTTTGGCGTCAAGCCTCACTCTGACAGCGGTGTTCTTACCATTCTTCTCATGGACAAAGATGTTGGTGGACTTCAAGTTCTTAGAGATGGCGTGTGGCACAATGTTCCAACAAATCCTCACAGGTTGTTGATTAACATAGGAGACTACGTAGAG ATAATGAGTAATGGGATCTTCAAGAGCCCAGTGCACAGGGCTGTCACAAACGCGGGGAAGGAGAGGATCTCTTTGGCTATGTTCCATGGCCTGGATCCCGAGAAAGAGATTGAGCCGGCGACAGCTCTGTTACATGAGAAGCAACCAGCACGGTACAGGAAAATCAAAGCAAAGGAGTACCTTGCTGGGTTCTACGAACATTTTTGTAGAGGAGCAAGATTTATAGACTCCGTGAAGATCTAA
- the LOC120702791 gene encoding protein SRG1-like isoform X2, whose amino-acid sequence MVRMMREASSGSPCRAGGSSCLYIQVDNHEIETSLMDDLINASREFFHLPLEEKQKCSNLIDGKHFQVEGYGNDPVASKDQTLDWLDRLHLRVEPEDERNLVHWPEHPNSFRALLHEYTLSCKRIKDCILRAMAKSLGLNEDYIVSQFSNKAPSFARFNYYPPCPRPDIVFGVKPHSDSGVLTILLMDKDVGGLQVLRDGVWHNVPTNPHRLLINIGDYVEIMSNGIFKSPVHRAVTNAGKERISLAMFHGLDPEKEIEPATALLHEKQPARYRKIKAKEYLAGFYEHFCRGARFIDSVKI is encoded by the exons ATGGTGCGGATGATGAGGGAAGCAAGCTCCGGTTCGCCTTGCAGAGCTGGGGGCTCTTCCTG CTTGTATATTCAGGTCGATAACCATGAAATTGAAACTTCTTTGATGGATGATTTGATCAACGCATCAAGAGAGTTTTTCCATCTGCCACTCGAAGAGAAACAGAAGTGCAGTAACTTGATAGACGGCAAACATTTCCAGGTGGAAGGATATGGAAATGACCCAGTGGCATCAAAGGATCAAACCCTGGATTGGTTGGACCGACTTCATCTCAGGGTAGAGCCAGAAGATGAGAGGAATCTtgtccattggccggaacatccCAATTCTTTTAG GGCTCTTTTACATGAGTACACGTTGAGCTGCAAGAGAATCAAAGATTGTATCCTTCGGGCAATGGCCAAGTCTCTAGGACTTAATGAAGATTACATTGTTTCCCAGTTTAGCAACAAGGCTCCCAGTTTCGCCAGATTCAACTACTACCCACCCTGTCCAAGACCAGATATTGTCTTTGGCGTCAAGCCTCACTCTGACAGCGGTGTTCTTACCATTCTTCTCATGGACAAAGATGTTGGTGGACTTCAAGTTCTTAGAGATGGCGTGTGGCACAATGTTCCAACAAATCCTCACAGGTTGTTGATTAACATAGGAGACTACGTAGAG ATAATGAGTAATGGGATCTTCAAGAGCCCAGTGCACAGGGCTGTCACAAACGCGGGGAAGGAGAGGATCTCTTTGGCTATGTTCCATGGCCTGGATCCCGAGAAAGAGATTGAGCCGGCGACAGCTCTGTTACATGAGAAGCAACCAGCACGGTACAGGAAAATCAAAGCAAAGGAGTACCTTGCTGGGTTCTACGAACATTTTTGTAGAGGAGCAAGATTTATAGACTCCGTGAAGATCTAA
- the LOC120701817 gene encoding probable 2-oxoglutarate-dependent dioxygenase ANS, giving the protein MERISREFFHLPLEEKQRCSNLVDGKRFQVEGYGNDQVKAQDQILDWSDRLNLKVEPRDERNLAKWPRHPERFMSVCNLWRFFFLSFLWLLQLDDDYFLNQFSNRAPVMSNEIFKSPVHRVVANAAKERISLAMFYGLDPEHEIEPAADLLHDKQPALYKKVKTKDYMAGFYEHFARGTRVIDSVKI; this is encoded by the exons aTGGAGCGTATTTCGAGAGAATTTTTTCACCTGCCACTCGAGGAGAAGCAGAGATGCAGCAACCTGGTAGACGGCAAGCGTTTCCAGGTGGAAGGCTACGGAAATGACCAGGTAAAAGCCCAGGATCAGATCCTGGACTGGTCTGATCGACTCAACCTCAAGGTTGAACCGCGGGACGAGAGAAATCTCGCCAAATGGCCCAGACATCCTGAACGTTTCATGTCAGTTTGCAATCTTTGGAGatttttcttcctttctttccttTG GCTTCTGCAGCTTGACGACGATTACTTCCTCAACCAGTTCAGCAACAGGGCACCT GTAATGAGCAATGAGATCTTCAAGAGCCCAGTGCACAGGGTTGTGGCAAATGCTGCCAAAGAGAGGATCTCACTGGCCATGTTCTACGGCCTTGATCCCGAACACGAGATTGAACCAGCGGCTGATCTGTTACATGACAAGCAGCCGGCCTTATACAAGAAAGTGAAAACCAAGGACTACATGGCTGGGTTCTATGAACATTTTGCCCGAGGCACCAGAGTCATCGATTCTGTGAAGATCTAA
- the LOC120702792 gene encoding codeine O-demethylase-like gives MADEPWRVPSAVQELAANVQEPPSRYLVPEQERLGDQLAGAEMPEPVPTIDLRRLLASDGGAGEEAAKLRSALQSWGFFLVTDHGIEASLMDALIAASREFFRKPLQEKQAYSNLIEGKQWQLEGYGNDPVKSQDQVLDWSDRLHLRVEPEDERNLDRWPGHPESFRGLLREYTRSCKRVKDGILRAMARLLELDDDGCILNQFGDKQGSTNARFNYYPACLLPDLVLGIRPHSDVCVLTLLLMDEHVAGLQVLRDGTWYGVPPPPVCGGRALLVNVGVSLEIMSNGIFRGPVHRVVTNSEKERMSLAMFYSADLEKEIEPIAELLDEKQQPARYRKIKFGDFVATHYEYFSRRERVIDSLKIQG, from the exons ATGGCTGATGAACCATGGAGGGTGCCGAGCGCAGTGCAAGAGCTGGCGGCCAACGTGCAGGAGCCGCCGAGCCGGTACCTGGTGCCGGAGCAGGAACGCCTCGGCGACCAGCTGGCCGGGGCGGAGATGCCGGAGCCCGTCCCGACCATCGATCTCCGCCGGCTGCTGGCgtccgacggcggcgccggcgaggaagccgCCAAGCTGCGCTCGGCGCTGCAGAGCTGGGGCTTCTTCCTG GTTACTGACCATGGGATCGAGGCCTCTCTGATGGACGCCCTGATAGCCGCGTCGCGGGAGTTCTTCCGGAAGCCGCTCCAGGAGAAGCAAGCGTACAGCAACCTGATCGAAGGGAAGCAGTGGCAGCTAGAAGGGTACGGGAACGACCCGGTGAAATCCCAGGATCAGGTCCTCGACTGGTCCGACCGATTGCACCTTCGTGTTGAGCCCGAAGACGAGAGGAACCTCGACCGCTGGCCCGGCCACCCTGAATCTTTCAG GGGTCTGCTGCGCGAGTACACGCGGAGCTGCAAGCGAGTCAAGGACGGGATCCTCCGGGCGATGGCCAGGCTGCTGGAGCTCGACGACGACGGGTGCATCCTGAACCAGTTCGGCGACAAGCAGGGCTCCACGAACGCCAGGTTCAACTACTACCCGGCCTGCCTGCTGCCCGACCTCGTGCTCGGCATCCGGCCGCACTCCGACGTCTGCGTCCTCACGCTGCTCCTCATGGACGAGCACGTCGCCGGCCTGCAGGTCCTCCGGGACGGCACCTGGTAcggcgtcccgccgccgccggtgtgcGGCGGCCGCGCCTTGCTCGTCAACGTCGGCGTCTCCTTGGAG ATAATGTCGAACGGGATCTTCAGGGGGCCGGTGCACAGGGTGGTGACCAACTCGGAGAAGGAGAGGATGTCGCTGGCCATGTTCTACTCCGCGGACCTCGAGAAGGAGATCGAGCCGATAGCTGAGCTGTTGGATGAGAAGCAGCAGCCGGCAAGGTACAGGAAGATTAAGTTCGGGGACTTCGTGGCGACTCACTATGAGTACTTCTCCAGGAGGGAAAGAGTTATCGACTCGCTAAAGATCCAGGGTTAA